The genomic DNA AGGCGCGGCGGCCGTCGATGCCCGCGCGCTCGCTCATCACGAGGTTCTCGCGCACCGAGAGATTCGGGAAGATGCCGCGGCCCTCGGGCACGTAGCCGATGCCGAGCCGCGCCATCTTCTCGGGCGGCCAGCCGGTGACGGTGCGGCCGTCGACCTGCACCTCGCCCGAGGCGGGGCGCACGTAACCCATGACCGTGCGGATCAGCGTGGTCTTGCCCATGCCGTTGCGCCCGAGCAGGCCGACCGAGGTGGCGGCCGGAATGCCGGCGTGCACGCCGCGCAGGATGTGGCTGCTGCCGTAGTAGGTGTTGAGATCGCGGACGACGAGCATGGTCAGTGATCCTCTCCAAGGTAGGCGGTGCGCACTTCGGGGTTCTCGCGGATCGATTTCGGATCGCCGGTCGCGATGACCGTGCCGTTCACCATCACCGTGATGCGGTCGGCGATGCGGAACACCGCGTCCATGTCGTGCTCCACCAGCAGGATCGCGTGCGTGGCCTTCAGCCGCGCGAGCAGCGTGAGCATGCGGTCGGTTTCCTCGGCGCCCATGCCCGCGAGCGGCTCGTCGAGCAGCAGCACGCGCGGTTTGGTGGCCAGGCACATTGCCACTTCGAGCTGGCGCTGCGCGCCATGGCTCAGTGTGCCGGCGATGCGCAGGGCTTCGTTCGACAGGCCCGCGGCTTCGAGCGCCGCATCGGCCGCCGCATTGCTGGCCGCGCAGCGCCCGGACGACTGCCACACCGTCCAGGGCCGCGCCGTGGCGGCCTGCGCCGCGAGCCGGCAGTTCTCGTGCACGCTGAACTCCGGGAAGATGGTGGTGCGCTGGTAGCTGCGGCCCACGCCGGCACGTGCGCGGCGCCACTGCGCGCGGCGCGTGATGTCGACACCGTCGAGCGCGATGCGGCCTTCGGAGGCTTCGATCTCGCCCGAGAGCATGTTGATCAGCGTCGACTTGCCTGCGCCGTTGGTGCCGATCACCGCATGGACTTCGCCCACGTGCAGGTCGAGCGTGATGGCGTTGACGGCGGTGAGGCCGCCGAAGCGGCGCGTGAGGCCTTCGACGGAAAGCAGTGCGGTCGTCATGCAGCCCCCTTCGGCGAGAGCCGTTTTGCCAGCCCGATCAACCCCTTGGGCAGCCACGCCACGAACACGATGATCGCGATGCCCAGCGTCAGCTGCCAGTGGTCCGCGAGCGGCCCCATCACCGCATGCGTCGAGAAGATCTCCTTCAGCAGCGTGAACGCGATGGCGCCGATGACCGCGCCGCGCAGGTGGCCGAGGCCGCCGAGGATCACCATCAGCAGCACCTCGCCCGAGTTGTGCCAGGCCATCAGCTCGGGGTTGACCACGCCGTCGCGCGAGGCCAGCAGAAAGCCCGCGAGCCCGGCCAGCGCGCCGGCCAGCACGAAGGCCGCGAGCTTGTAGCCGTACACCGGGAAACCGGCCGCGCGCATGCGCTGCTCGTTCACGCGGATGCCCGCGAGCGCCGCGCCGAAGCGGGAGCGGCGAACGAGCGCCAGCAAGCCGTAGGTGAACACCAGCGATGCGAGCACCACGTAGAACAGCACCATGCGGTTCTCCATGTCGAGCTTGCCGATGGCCGGCCGCACATACATGTAGATGCCGTCGCTGCCGCCGCCCACCTTGGTGTCGTGGAACACGAAGAAGGCCATCTGCGCGAAGGCCAGCGTCACCATGATGAAGTACACGCCGCGCGTGCGCAGGCTCAGCGCGCCCACGAACAATGCATAGAGCGCCGCCGCGCCCATGGCCAGCGGCAGCAGCAGCGCGAGGTTGCCGCCTTCGTTGCCCGAGGCCAGCACCGTCACGTAGGCGCCGATGCCGTAGAACGCCGCATGGCCCAGGCTCACGAGGCCCGTCATGCCGACCAGCAGTTCGAGGCTCAGCGCGAAGATCGACAGGATCATCACCTTGACGACGAAGTCCGAGACGTAGTTGCCCATCATCGGGCCGAGCACGCCGATCGCAATGGCGCAGGCCACCGGCACGAGAAACGCGCCGCGCCGCACGGAAGAAGTGTGGACCTGCGTCATGGCCGCCTCCCCATCAGCCCTTCGGGCTTCCAGATCAGCACGATGGCCATCAGCAGGTAGATGCCGATGCCGCTCAGGTCCGCGAAGAACACCTTGCCGAAGGTGTCGACGAAGCCCACCAGCAGCGAGGCCACGAGCGCGCCCGTGATCGAGCCGATGCCGCCGATCACCACCAGCACGAAGCAGATGATGAGCACGCTCGCCCCCATGTTCGGATACACCGAGGACATCGGCGCCGCGATCATGCCGGCCAGCGCCGCGAGCGCCACGCCGGCCGCGAACACGATGCGGTAGAGCCGCTTCACGTCGATGCCCAGCCCGCGCACCATGTCGCGATTGCTCGCGCCTGCGCGGATCATCATGCCCAGCCGCGTGCGGTTGACCACCCAGTACAGCGCCACCGCCAGCACGATGCAGGCAGCCGAAGCGAAGAGCCGGTACCACGGATAGCTCATGACGTTGCCGAGCGCGAAGCTGCCGTCGAGCCAGGCCGGCACCTTCACGCCATGCACGTCGTTGCCCACGAGGATGGAGCGCAGCTCCTCGAACACCAGGATGAGCCCGTAGGTCATCAGCACCTGCTGCAGGTGGTCGCGCTGGTAGAGGTAGCTGAAGAAGGCCCATTCGAGCAGGTAGCCGAAGATGGCTGCCAGCACCACGCCGGCCACCAGCATCAAGAGGAACTGGTCGCCGAACAGCGGCGCGAGCGCGAACGCCATGTACGCGCCGATCATGTAGAAGCTGCCGTGCGCAAGGTTGATCACGCCCATGATCCCGAAGATCAGCGTGAGCCCCGAGGCCACCAGGAATAGAAGAAGTCCGTACTGAACCGAGTTCAGGCACTGGACAAGGAAGGTGCCGAAATCCACGTTAGGTCATCCCGGTAGGGGGCTTGGAGAGCGTGGCGCGAAAGCGCCCGCGATGTTCGTGAGACACCGCGGATCCGGCTTCGCCGGTCCGCCGGTGTCGCCCCCTCGAGGGGGGAGTCGAGCTACACGAAGTGAGCGAGGGACGGGGGTGGGTCACATCCTGCATCCGCGGGCCGGGTCCGTCAGGCCCTTGATCGCGATGCTCACCAGCTTGTTCTCCTTGCCTTCCACCTTGCGCAGGTAGATGTCCTGCACCGGGTTGTGCGATTTGCTCATCGTGAACGTGCCGCGCGGGCTGTCGATCTTCGCCTTCTCGATGGCGGCCGTGAACTCGGCCTTCTTGCCGATGTCGCCCTTGGTGGCGGCCAGGCCCACGCCCAGCATCTGCGCTGCGTCGTAGCCCTGCACCGCGTACACGTCGGGCTGCAGCTTGAACGACTTGGCATATGCCACGCGGAAGGCGTTGTCGCGCGCGGTGTTGAGGCCGTCGGCATAGTGCAGCGTGGTCAGCATGCCTTGCGCGGCTTCGCCCTGCGCATCCAGGGTGCCGTCGGTCAGGAAGCCCGGGCCGTAGAGCGGAATCGTCTTGTTGAGGCCTGCGGCCTGGTAGTCCTTGACGAACTTCACCGCGCCACCGCCCGCGAAGAAGGCATACACCGCATCGGGCTTGGCCGCCGCGATCTCGGTCAGGAGCGCCTGGAACTCCACGTTGGGAAAGGGCAGCGTGAGCTGCTTCTCGACCTTGCCGCCATTCTTCTCGAAGCCTTCCTTGAAGCCGTTGACCGACTCGTCGCCGGCCGCGTACTTCCAGGTGATGGTCATCGCCTTCTTCTTGCCCTGCTGCTTGGCCGCCACTTCGCCCATCGCGTAGGCCGGCTGCCAGTTGCTGAACGAGCTGCGGAAGATGTTGGGCGCGCACATCGGGCCCGTGACCGCGTCGGCGCCGGCATTGGGCACGATCAGCACGGTGCCGCTTTCCTTGGCGGCCTTGGCCATGGCCATGGCCACGCCGGAGTGCACCGTGCCGACGATCACGTCGACGTTGTCGCGCTTGATCAGCTTGTTGACGTTGTCGGTGGCCTTGGCGGGGTCGGACTCGTCATCGACCTTGAAGTATTCGATCTCGCGGCCGGCGAGCTTGCCGCCGTGCTCGTCGACATAGAGCTTGAAGCCGTTCTCGATGGCCACTCCCAGCGCGGTGTAGGTGCCGCTGTAGGGCAGCATCAGGCCGACCTTGAGTTTGCCGGTGCCCTGCGCGCCGGCGGCGCTGGCCAGGGCGGCGAAGGCGATCGCGGTGAGCGCGAGGCGGGCGGTACGGATGGTCATGGTGTTTGTCTCCTGTTTTTGGCAATGAAAGAAGTGGCCGCGACGATGACACGATCCGGCTGATCGCGATGCGGGGAATGCCCGCATTCCGGGATTTCGAGCAGCTCGCATCCCCTGACCCGTGCCGCGATGCCGCGGATCTGCGCGAGCGTGCCGTACTCGTCGCCGATGCCCTGGATGGCGAGCACCGGGCAGCGGATGGTGTCGAGCTCGGCCTCGATGTTCCATTCGCGGAAGGGCGGGTGCAGCCAGATGCGGTTCCAGCCCCAGAAGGCCGAGTCGGCGCTGTCGTGGTAGCGGCCGAGCTTCTTCGGCAGGTCGGTCGAGAGGTAGGCGGTGCGGGCCTGTTCGATGTTCGCGACGGTCACGTCCTCCACGAAGATGTGCGGCGCGAGCACCACGAGGCCTTCGACGCGGTCCGGGAAGCGCGAGGCATAAAGCAGCGAGATCGAGCCGCCGTCGCTGTGGCCGAAGAGCCAGGGCTTTTCAGCGTCGAGCTCCAGGGCGGTGAAGAGGGCGGGCAGCACCTCGTGCGCCTGGCGGTGCATGAAGTCGACGTCCCAGATCTCGCCGTCGGCGCGCGGCGTGGAGCGGCCGTAGCCGGGGCGCGAGAACACGAGGCCGCGGGCATTGGCGGCTTCGCAGACTTGCGCGGGGAAGTCCTTCCACATGGCAATCGAGCCGAGGCCTTCGTGCAGGAAGACGATGAGCGGGGCATCGCTGCGTTCGGGGGAGATCCACTGGCATTCGATCTGCACGGGACGGCCGCGCCAGTTGATGGTGGCGAAGTCGAGGGAGCTCATGGTGTTGCTCCTTCCCCCTCCGGGGGAAGGCTGGGATGGGGGCTCCCGGCACTGGCAGAAGCCATGCCTTTGCAGAGGCCGCCTGCCCCCGCCCCAACCCTCCCCCGGGAGGGGAGGGAGAAAAAAGACAAGGGGCACCTCATGCCTGCTTCTCCCGCTCGCGCAAGCGAAAGCGCTGGATCTTCCCCGTCGCCGTCTTCGGCAGCTCCTGCACGAATTCCAGGAAGCGCGGGTACTTGTAGGGCGCAAGCCGCTCCTTCACGAAAGCCTTCAATTCCTCGTCGCCGACCGACTGGCCGTCCTTCAGAACGACAAAGGCTTTGGTCTTGGTCAGCCCGTCCGCGTCTTCCTTGCCGATCACCGCGGCCTCGAGCACCGCGGGGTGCTGCATCAGCGTGGCTTCCACCTCGAACGGCGACACATAGATGCCGCTGACCTTCAGCATGTCGTCGCTGCGCCCGGCGTAGGTGTAGTAGCCGTCGGGGTCGCGCGTGTACTTGTCGCCGCTCTTGGTCCAGCCGCCCTGGAAGGTCTCGCGCGACTTCTCGCGGTTGCACCAGTACATCAGTGCCGAACTCGGGCCGCGGATGTAGAGGTCGCCTACTTCGCCGTCAGGCACCGGGCGGCCGTCCTCGCCGCGCAGTTCGACTTCGTAGCCCTCCACCGGCTTGCCCGTGGTGCCGTAGCGCACGTCGCCGGGGCGGTTGGAGATGAAGATGTGCAGCATCTCGGTGGAGCCGATGCCGTCGATGATCTCGCAGCCGAAGTGCGCCTTGAAGCGCTGCGCGATCTCGC from Variovorax sp. V93 includes the following:
- a CDS encoding alpha/beta fold hydrolase, whose product is MSSLDFATINWRGRPVQIECQWISPERSDAPLIVFLHEGLGSIAMWKDFPAQVCEAANARGLVFSRPGYGRSTPRADGEIWDVDFMHRQAHEVLPALFTALELDAEKPWLFGHSDGGSISLLYASRFPDRVEGLVVLAPHIFVEDVTVANIEQARTAYLSTDLPKKLGRYHDSADSAFWGWNRIWLHPPFREWNIEAELDTIRCPVLAIQGIGDEYGTLAQIRGIAARVRGCELLEIPECGHSPHRDQPDRVIVAATSFIAKNRRQTP
- a CDS encoding ABC transporter ATP-binding protein yields the protein MTTALLSVEGLTRRFGGLTAVNAITLDLHVGEVHAVIGTNGAGKSTLINMLSGEIEASEGRIALDGVDITRRAQWRRARAGVGRSYQRTTIFPEFSVHENCRLAAQAATARPWTVWQSSGRCAASNAAADAALEAAGLSNEALRIAGTLSHGAQRQLEVAMCLATKPRVLLLDEPLAGMGAEETDRMLTLLARLKATHAILLVEHDMDAVFRIADRITVMVNGTVIATGDPKSIRENPEVRTAYLGEDH
- a CDS encoding branched-chain amino acid ABC transporter permease yields the protein MTQVHTSSVRRGAFLVPVACAIAIGVLGPMMGNYVSDFVVKVMILSIFALSLELLVGMTGLVSLGHAAFYGIGAYVTVLASGNEGGNLALLLPLAMGAAALYALFVGALSLRTRGVYFIMVTLAFAQMAFFVFHDTKVGGGSDGIYMYVRPAIGKLDMENRMVLFYVVLASLVFTYGLLALVRRSRFGAALAGIRVNEQRMRAAGFPVYGYKLAAFVLAGALAGLAGFLLASRDGVVNPELMAWHNSGEVLLMVILGGLGHLRGAVIGAIAFTLLKEIFSTHAVMGPLADHWQLTLGIAIIVFVAWLPKGLIGLAKRLSPKGAA
- a CDS encoding ABC transporter substrate-binding protein, which translates into the protein MTIRTARLALTAIAFAALASAAGAQGTGKLKVGLMLPYSGTYTALGVAIENGFKLYVDEHGGKLAGREIEYFKVDDESDPAKATDNVNKLIKRDNVDVIVGTVHSGVAMAMAKAAKESGTVLIVPNAGADAVTGPMCAPNIFRSSFSNWQPAYAMGEVAAKQQGKKKAMTITWKYAAGDESVNGFKEGFEKNGGKVEKQLTLPFPNVEFQALLTEIAAAKPDAVYAFFAGGGAVKFVKDYQAAGLNKTIPLYGPGFLTDGTLDAQGEAAQGMLTTLHYADGLNTARDNAFRVAYAKSFKLQPDVYAVQGYDAAQMLGVGLAATKGDIGKKAEFTAAIEKAKIDSPRGTFTMSKSHNPVQDIYLRKVEGKENKLVSIAIKGLTDPARGCRM
- a CDS encoding branched-chain amino acid ABC transporter permease, with amino-acid sequence MDFGTFLVQCLNSVQYGLLLFLVASGLTLIFGIMGVINLAHGSFYMIGAYMAFALAPLFGDQFLLMLVAGVVLAAIFGYLLEWAFFSYLYQRDHLQQVLMTYGLILVFEELRSILVGNDVHGVKVPAWLDGSFALGNVMSYPWYRLFASAACIVLAVALYWVVNRTRLGMMIRAGASNRDMVRGLGIDVKRLYRIVFAAGVALAALAGMIAAPMSSVYPNMGASVLIICFVLVVIGGIGSITGALVASLLVGFVDTFGKVFFADLSGIGIYLLMAIVLIWKPEGLMGRRP